A single region of the Lotus japonicus ecotype B-129 chromosome 4, LjGifu_v1.2 genome encodes:
- the LOC130713268 gene encoding uncharacterized protein LOC130713268, which produces MDLNQNPEPPPPPPSPPSPPPPFEYLEPDTGVDKVAATLMDFTMEIPDRKGKGKVPDDAVVINLVSDEEEQEEQRERVVPVEIDFLSRFPVDHGQRFVNHGGEQLQPPPPQQLPPPRYYPHEVYREWEERVRLRRKQVFKETAKIHALRYARFEPPQDDGGGGSGSGSSVPQAKDGSSPSTPFSLAMEAIEGGLLKKIAWVSRKKPQDVRVSVPSLLELSMKTLADNADSIVSLGSAPDHLRHRLSQLLCDSRRINSRFSELLVRGSPTEIRIRNCSWLTEEEFTRCFQSCDLNYLEVCDCVVFFQLFDSCCLLVFFVILVQLVFICFLHGSVDFVLNVEFHVASEIGTLLTD; this is translated from the coding sequence ATGGACCTAAATCAAAACCCAgaaccaccacctcctccgccGTCTCCGCCGTCTCCTCCCCCACCATTTGAATACTTAGAACCTGACACCGGCGTTGATAAAGTTGCTGCAACTCTCATGGATTTCACCATGGAGATTCCCGATCGAAAAGGCAAAGGAAAAGTACCTGATGATGCTGTTGTCATCAATCTCGTGAGcgatgaagaagaacaagaagaacagCGAGAAAGAGTGGTACCAGTTGAAATTGACTTCTTGTCTCGTTTTCCTGTTGACCATGGTCAACGATTCGTCAACCACGGCGGCGAACAactacaaccaccaccaccacaacaactGCCGCCGCCGCGTTACTATCCTCACGAAGTGTACCGGGAATGGGAGGAGCGTGTTAGGCTTCGAAGAAAGCAAGTGTTTAAAGAAACGGCTAAGATACACGCGCTTCGCTATGCTCGTTTTGAACCTCCTCAAgatgatggtggcggtggttcAGGTTCAGGTTCTTCTGTGCCTCAAGCCAAGGACGGTTCATCTCCCTCAACTCCTTTCTCTCTGGCTATGGAAGCGATTGAAGGTGGCTTGCTGAAGAAGATTGCGTGGGTTTCCAGAAAGAAACCGCAAGATGTTAGAGTTTCAGTCCCGTCATTGTTAGAGTTGAGCATGAAAACTCTTGCTGATAATGCTGATTCGATTGTTTCACTTGGAAGTGCACCGGATCACCTCAGGCACAGGCTGAGCCAATTGCTGTGTGACTCTAGAAGAATTAACAGCAGATTCTCGGAGCTTCTTGTTAGGGGGTCTCCCACGGAGATTCGCATTCGAAATTGCTCGTGGTTGACGGAGGAGGAATTTACAAGATGTTTTCAGTCTTGTGACCTTAACTATTTGGAGGTGTGTGACTGTGTTGTGTTCTTTCAATTATTTGATAGTTGCTGCCTGCTGGTGTTTTTTGTCATTTTGGTTCAATTggttttcatttgttttttgcATGGATCAGTGGACTttgtgttgaatgttgaatttCATGTAGCATCTGAAATTGGTACTTTGTTAACTGATTAA
- the LOC130713640 gene encoding B3 domain-containing protein Os01g0234100-like isoform X1 translates to MVEAVLKTPSDRENPSKGTSRNAQKKRKSGGESSICSRSTFNNEAQLAAVERAKEIQASLSPEFPSIVKHMLPSHVTGGFWLGLPKKFCELYLPKADTFIALEDESRELYQAKYLAEKVGLSGGWRGFSIAHNLLEMDVLVFHLIQPHKFKVYIVRSQKPDEVDGALGLLKLDKCEKAPKNELDMESIADLLSHFSGAIQGSDPENRREVLVSNSTQTEQLDQESGDLSLAGIRLAEFPIRFEEVTGIENFSIILDRWVMDSKFTEDHRAKYYELCRSQRCFLHENLLGGLNFNLMVGMIQETIVIAEAIEVSKITTPMDDLVVWDKTLKGLEIMGMNVRFLLTRLDKLMKLALKLKRYKDARLERLQAKEELEAIEEIASEVKKTIKKLDEEIAMQESPEKVEAMFEELANAPW, encoded by the exons ATGGTAGAAGCTGTACTTAAGACACCCAGCGACAGGGAAAACCCTTCAAAG GGTACCAGTCGCAATGCGCAGAAAAA GCGCAAGAGTGGGGGCGAAAGCAGTATATGCAGTAGAAGCACTTTCAACAATGAAGCTCAGTTGGCTGCTGTGGAACGAGCAAAAGAGATTCAAGCTAGCTTATCTCCTGAATTCCCCAGCATTGTTAAGCACATGCTCCCATCTCATGTAACTGGAGGGTTTTGGCTT GGTCTTCCAAAAAAATTCTGTGAGTTGTATTTGCCTAAGGCTGATACTTTCATTGCTTTGGAAGATGAAAGTAGGGAGCTATACCAAGCCAAATACCTTGCTGAAAAGGTGGGCTTGAGTGGTGGATGGAGGGGGTTTTCCATAGCTCACAACTTACTTGAGATGGATGTTCTTGTTTTCCATTTGATCCAACCTCACAAGTTTAAG GTGTACATTGTAAGGTCACAGAAGCCAGATGAGGTGGATGGTGCTCTTGGCCTGCTCAAGCTGGATAAGTGTGAAAAAGCACCAAAGAATGAACTGGATATGGAAAGTATTGCTG ATTTGCTATCTCATTTTTCAGGCGCTATTCAAGGAAGTGATCCAGAGAATAGGAGGGAGGTTTTGGTTTCTAACTCAACTCAAACTGAACAGCTTGACCAGGAAAGTGGAGATTTAAGCCTTGCAGGGATCAGATTAGCAGAATTTCCTATCAGGTTTGAAGAAGTGACTGGCATTGAGAATTTCAGCATCATACTAGATCGCTGGGTTATGGATTCAAAATTCACTGAAGACCATCGGGCCAAGTATTATGAGCTCTGTCGCAGCCAGAGATGTTTTCTTCATGAGAACCTTCTTGGGGGTCTTAACTTCAACCTGATGGTTGGAATGATTCAGGAGACTATTGTCATTGCTGAGGCCATTGAAGTTAGCAAGATCACAACCCCTATGGATGATTTAGTTGTATGGGACAAAACATTGAAAGGCTTAGAAATCATGGGGATGAATGTGAGATTTTTGCTGACTAGGCTCGACAAGCTGATGAAACTAGCCTTGAAACTGAAGAGGTACAAAGATGCAAGGCTTGAACGTCTCCAAGCTAAGGAGGAGCTGGAAGCAATAGAAGAGATTGCTTCGGAAGTGAAAAAGACCATAAAGAAACTTGATGAAGAGATTGCAATGCAGGAGAGCCCTGAGAAGGTGGAGGCTATGTTTGAAGAACTGGCTAATGCTCCTTGGTGA
- the LOC130713269 gene encoding uncharacterized protein LOC130713269 has product MSYFTIIHITVITFTFISVTPINLNSLSFINFVPFPSVMSIVPSFSFVFFNGVKCFWCLLCSHGTQECQLLSDSRRINSRFLELLVRGSPSEIRIRDCSWLSEEEFTKCFQSCDLGHLEVLQLDQCGRCISDYALPATLAKSPRCLPRLISLSFSGACRHTDRGLRQLVSSAPALRSINLSKCALLTPASLNILADSLGSLLKELYLENFQLTDPEQILPALKKLKQLEVLSLAGIQEVSDQFIKDYIIAQGHNMKELVLKDCINLTNASVQAIAEQCPGLQALDLTNLCKLTDLSIEYLTNSCQELRTLKLGRNPFSDEAIASFLEIIGGSLEELSLNNIKKVGQHTAVSLAWHARNLHTLDLSWCRNVSDEELGLIVDSCFSLKLLKLFGCSQVTSIFLNGYSNPKIQIIGVKLTLLFQHIEVLERPQGALRYSSVSFND; this is encoded by the exons ATGTCATATTTCACTATCATTCACATCACTGTCATCACTTTCACTTTCATTAGTGTCACTCCTATCAATTTGAACTCCCTTTCCTTTATTAACTTTGTTCCATTTCCTTCAGTGATGTCAATTGTTCCTTCCTTTTCCTTCGTGTTTTTCAATGGTGTCAAATGTTTTTGGtgtttgctgtg CTCTCATGGAACTCAAGAATGCCAATTGCTGAGTGACTCCAGAAGAATTAACAGCAGATTCTTGGAGCTTCTTGTTAGGGGGTCTCCCTCGGAGATTCGCATTCGAGATTGCTCGTGGTTGTCAGAGGAGGAATTCACAAAATGTTTTCAATCTTGTGACCTTGGCCATTTGGAG GTGCTACAACTTGACCAGTGTGGACGATGTATATCTGATTATGCATTACCTGCTACTCTGGCAAAATCACCAAGGTGTCTGCCTAGATTAATTAGTCTATCCTTCAGTGGTGCATGCCGTCATACAGATAGAGGATTGCGTCAACTAGTTTCCTCTGCTCCTGCACTTAGATCCATAAATCTAAGCAAATGCGCCCTTCTCACACCTGCCAGTCTTAATATTTTGGCTGATTCATTAGGGTCACTTCTAAAAGAGTTGTATCTTGAGAACTTCCAACTCACTGATCCAGAACAAATTTTGCCAGCATTGAAGAAACTTAAGCAGTTAGAAGTGTTATCACTGGCTGGCATTCAAGAAGTGAGTGATCAATTTATCAAAGATTACATCATTGCACAGGGTCACAACATGAAGGAGCTTGTGTTAAAGGACTGTAT AAATTTGACTAATGCCTCAGTGCAAGCCATTGCTGAACAATGCCCCGGGTTGCAGGCACTTGATCTTACGAACTTGTGCAAGTTGACAGATTTATCTATAGAATATCTTACAAATAGTTGTCAAGAACTGCGTACATTGAAGCTAGGCCGCAATCCATTCAG CGACGAAGCAATTGCTTCATTTTTGGAGATCATTGGAGGGTCTTTGGAAGAACTTTCACTCAATAACATTAAGAAG GTTGGCCAACACACAGCCGTATCACTTGCATGGCATGCCAGAAATTTGCATACTCTAGATCTTTCATGGTGTCGAAATGTGAGTGATGAAGAGTTAGGTTTAATAGTAGACAGCTGCTTCTCGCTCAAGTTACTTAAACTTTTTGGATGCTCACAG GTAACAAGCATTTTTCTGAATGGGTACTCAAACCCAAAGATCCAAATCATTGGGGTGAAGCTTACTCTTTTATTCCAACATATCGAAGTGCTTGAACGTCCTCAAGGTGCTTTGCGTTATTCATCAGTCTCATTCAATGATTGA
- the LOC130713640 gene encoding B3 domain-containing protein Os01g0234100-like isoform X2 → MVEAVLKTPSDRENPSKGTSRNAQKKRKSGGESSICSRSTFNNEAQLAAVERAKEIQASLSPEFPSIVKHMLPSHVTGGFWLGLPKKFCELYLPKADTFIALEDESRELYQAKYLAEKVGLSGGWRGFSIAHNLLEMDVLVFHLIQPHKFKVYIVRSQKPDEVDGALGLLKLDKCEKAPKNELDMESIAGAIQGSDPENRREVLVSNSTQTEQLDQESGDLSLAGIRLAEFPIRFEEVTGIENFSIILDRWVMDSKFTEDHRAKYYELCRSQRCFLHENLLGGLNFNLMVGMIQETIVIAEAIEVSKITTPMDDLVVWDKTLKGLEIMGMNVRFLLTRLDKLMKLALKLKRYKDARLERLQAKEELEAIEEIASEVKKTIKKLDEEIAMQESPEKVEAMFEELANAPW, encoded by the exons ATGGTAGAAGCTGTACTTAAGACACCCAGCGACAGGGAAAACCCTTCAAAG GGTACCAGTCGCAATGCGCAGAAAAA GCGCAAGAGTGGGGGCGAAAGCAGTATATGCAGTAGAAGCACTTTCAACAATGAAGCTCAGTTGGCTGCTGTGGAACGAGCAAAAGAGATTCAAGCTAGCTTATCTCCTGAATTCCCCAGCATTGTTAAGCACATGCTCCCATCTCATGTAACTGGAGGGTTTTGGCTT GGTCTTCCAAAAAAATTCTGTGAGTTGTATTTGCCTAAGGCTGATACTTTCATTGCTTTGGAAGATGAAAGTAGGGAGCTATACCAAGCCAAATACCTTGCTGAAAAGGTGGGCTTGAGTGGTGGATGGAGGGGGTTTTCCATAGCTCACAACTTACTTGAGATGGATGTTCTTGTTTTCCATTTGATCCAACCTCACAAGTTTAAG GTGTACATTGTAAGGTCACAGAAGCCAGATGAGGTGGATGGTGCTCTTGGCCTGCTCAAGCTGGATAAGTGTGAAAAAGCACCAAAGAATGAACTGGATATGGAAAGTATTGCTG GCGCTATTCAAGGAAGTGATCCAGAGAATAGGAGGGAGGTTTTGGTTTCTAACTCAACTCAAACTGAACAGCTTGACCAGGAAAGTGGAGATTTAAGCCTTGCAGGGATCAGATTAGCAGAATTTCCTATCAGGTTTGAAGAAGTGACTGGCATTGAGAATTTCAGCATCATACTAGATCGCTGGGTTATGGATTCAAAATTCACTGAAGACCATCGGGCCAAGTATTATGAGCTCTGTCGCAGCCAGAGATGTTTTCTTCATGAGAACCTTCTTGGGGGTCTTAACTTCAACCTGATGGTTGGAATGATTCAGGAGACTATTGTCATTGCTGAGGCCATTGAAGTTAGCAAGATCACAACCCCTATGGATGATTTAGTTGTATGGGACAAAACATTGAAAGGCTTAGAAATCATGGGGATGAATGTGAGATTTTTGCTGACTAGGCTCGACAAGCTGATGAAACTAGCCTTGAAACTGAAGAGGTACAAAGATGCAAGGCTTGAACGTCTCCAAGCTAAGGAGGAGCTGGAAGCAATAGAAGAGATTGCTTCGGAAGTGAAAAAGACCATAAAGAAACTTGATGAAGAGATTGCAATGCAGGAGAGCCCTGAGAAGGTGGAGGCTATGTTTGAAGAACTGGCTAATGCTCCTTGGTGA